The following coding sequences lie in one Haematobia irritans isolate KBUSLIRL chromosome 3, ASM5000362v1, whole genome shotgun sequence genomic window:
- the LOC142229551 gene encoding uncharacterized protein LOC142229551, protein MFTRNYSQQLLLLLLALPLTIIAGPVSNPEVASKSPKQNTIQQQQQQSNQQKSQDAHLNSLNVYANQYDIIGNNQNSLNNGEQFKPSYKLPDIETNFTPIQNSNSIAPDFASISPGPVLMQYLPQTITEGGVQYLQLIPTRPLMVPIGPYLTAGAGTPTLGYTQTITATHPLDYGTRSNTLLSTMPVNMVPPAAPTSLLEVPSQPLNAYGIQSYAPQLQTPKQNYRINRETKDRFIPGPLNLNTNEYIPGPGQPQSPQQQTGLVRGRP, encoded by the coding sequence ATGTTTACGAGGAATTACTCACAACAATTACTTTTACTTTTATTGGCACTGCCTCTAACCATAATCGCTGGACCAGTTTCAAATCCTGAAGTAGCCAGCAAATCGCCAAAACAAAATACCATacagcaacagcagcaacaaagcAATCAACAAAAATCCCAAGATGCACATCTTAATTCATTGAATGTCTATGCCAACCAATATGACATCATAGGCAATAATCAAAATAGTCTCAACAATGGTGAACAATTTAAGCCCTCCTATAAGCTACCGGATATTGAAACCAATTTCACACCCATACAAAATAGTAATAGCATTGCTCCAGATTTTGCCAGTATATCACCGGGTCCAGTGCTCATGCAATATTTGCCACAAACCATAACAGAGGGTGGTGTGCAGTATTTGCAATTAATACCCACAAGACCACTGATGGTACCCATAGGGCCCTATTTGACGGCTGGTGCTGGAACTCCAACTTTGGGTTATACACAAACCATAACGGCCACACATCCCTTGGATTATGGAACTAGATCCAATACACTTTTATCCACAATGCCAGTAAATATGGTACCACCAGCAGCTCCAACATCTTTGCTCGAAGTGCCTTCTCAGCCTTTGAATGCTTATGGAATACAGTCATATGCTCCTCAATTACAAACACCAAAACAAAATTATCGCATTAATCGTGAGACCAAGGATAGATTTATACCAGGACCATTGAATTTAAATACGAATGAATATATACCGGGACCTGGACAACCACAAAGCCCACAGCAACAAACTGGTTTGGTAAGAGGAAGACCGTAG